The following coding sequences lie in one Hydrogenophaga sp. PBL-H3 genomic window:
- the groL gene encoding chaperonin GroEL (60 kDa chaperone family; promotes refolding of misfolded polypeptides especially under stressful conditions; forms two stacked rings of heptamers to form a barrel-shaped 14mer; ends can be capped by GroES; misfolded proteins enter the barrel where they are refolded when GroES binds), with protein MAAKDVIFGGEARARMVEGVNILANAVKVTLGPKGRNVVLERSFGAPTVTKDGVSVAKEIELKDKLQNMGAQMVKEVASKTSDNAGDGTTTATVLAQAIVREGMKYVAAGMNPMDLKRGIDRAVEALIAELKKASKATTTSKEIAQVGSISANSDTSIGDIIASAMDKVGKEGVITVEDGKSLQNELDVVEGMQFDRGYLSPYFINNPEKQSALLDNPFVLLYDKKVSNIRDLLPTLEQVAKAGRPLLIIAEDVEGEALATLVVNTIRGILKVVAVKAPGFGDRRKAMLEDIAILTGGKVIAEEVGMTLEKVTLADLGSAKRIEVGKENTTIIDGAGAAADIEARVKQVRVQIEEATSDYDREKLQERVAKLAGGVAVIKVGAATEVEMKEKKARVEDALHATRAAVEEGIVAGGGVALLRARQAAGTIKGDNADQDAGIKLVLKAIEAPLREIVANAGGEPSVVVNAILAGKGNFGFNAANDTYGDMIEMGILDPTKVTRTALQNAASVSSLMLTTEAMVAESPKDDAPAMGGGGMGGMGDMGGMGM; from the coding sequence ATGGCAGCAAAAGACGTCATTTTCGGCGGCGAAGCCCGCGCACGCATGGTCGAGGGTGTGAACATCCTGGCCAACGCCGTCAAAGTCACCCTGGGCCCCAAAGGCCGCAACGTGGTGCTCGAGCGCTCGTTCGGCGCCCCCACCGTGACCAAGGACGGTGTGTCCGTGGCCAAGGAAATCGAACTGAAGGACAAGCTTCAGAACATGGGCGCCCAGATGGTCAAGGAAGTTGCTTCCAAGACCTCCGACAACGCCGGTGACGGCACCACCACCGCCACCGTGCTGGCCCAGGCCATCGTGCGCGAAGGCATGAAGTACGTGGCCGCCGGCATGAACCCGATGGACCTCAAGCGCGGTATCGACCGTGCCGTGGAAGCCCTGATCGCCGAGCTGAAGAAGGCCTCCAAGGCCACCACCACCAGCAAGGAAATCGCCCAGGTCGGCTCCATCTCCGCCAACAGCGACACCAGCATCGGCGACATCATCGCCAGCGCCATGGACAAAGTGGGCAAGGAAGGCGTGATTACCGTGGAAGACGGCAAATCGCTGCAGAACGAGCTCGATGTCGTCGAAGGCATGCAGTTCGACCGCGGCTACCTGTCGCCCTACTTCATCAACAACCCCGAGAAGCAGTCGGCCCTGTTGGACAACCCCTTCGTGCTGCTGTACGACAAGAAGGTCTCCAACATCCGTGACCTGCTGCCCACGCTGGAGCAAGTGGCCAAGGCCGGCCGTCCGCTGCTGATCATTGCCGAAGACGTCGAAGGCGAAGCCCTGGCGACCCTGGTGGTCAACACCATCCGTGGCATCCTGAAAGTTGTGGCTGTGAAGGCCCCTGGCTTCGGCGATCGCCGCAAAGCCATGCTGGAAGACATCGCCATCCTGACCGGCGGCAAAGTGATTGCCGAAGAAGTCGGCATGACGCTGGAAAAAGTGACCCTGGCCGACCTCGGCTCGGCCAAGCGCATCGAAGTGGGCAAGGAAAACACCACCATCATCGACGGCGCCGGCGCTGCCGCTGACATCGAAGCCCGCGTGAAACAAGTGCGTGTGCAGATCGAAGAGGCCACCTCCGACTACGACCGCGAGAAACTGCAAGAGCGCGTGGCCAAGCTGGCCGGCGGCGTGGCCGTGATCAAGGTTGGCGCTGCCACCGAAGTCGAGATGAAGGAAAAGAAAGCCCGCGTGGAAGACGCCCTGCACGCCACGCGCGCTGCGGTGGAAGAAGGCATCGTCGCCGGTGGTGGCGTGGCCCTGCTGCGCGCCCGTCAGGCCGCGGGCACCATCAAGGGTGACAACGCCGACCAGGATGCCGGCATCAAGCTGGTCCTGAAAGCGATCGAAGCGCCTCTGCGCGAAATCGTGGCCAACGCCGGTGGCGAGCCATCGGTGGTGGTCAACGCCATCCTGGCCGGCAAAGGCAACTTCGGTTTCAACGCCGCCAACGACACGTACGGCGACATGATCGAAATGGGCATTCTGGACCCCACGAAAGTGACCCGCACCGCACTGCAGAACGCTGCTTCGGTGTCCAGCCTGATGCTCACGACCGAAGCCATGGTTGCCGAATCCCCGAAGGATGACGCACCCGCCATGGGTGGTGGCGGTATGGGTGGCATGGGCGATATGGGCGGCATGGGCATGTAA
- the tal gene encoding transaldolase — protein MNQLDALKQFTTVVADTGDFKQIAAFAPHDATTNPSLILKAVQKPEYAHLLTDAVAKYGSLGLDEVTNRLLVHFGCEILQLIPGRVSTEVDARLSFDTEATVARGRRIIDLYRGEGVHADRVLIKVASTWEGIQAAAQLERDGIHTNLTLLFSFAQAVACGQAKVQLISPFVGRIYDWYKKTAGAAWDEAAMAGANDPGVRSVRSIYEFYKNHGIHTEVMGASFRNVGQITALAGCDLLTISPDLLAQLAASEAPLSRALDAEAAKAMDIPFVTHDEASFRFALNEDAMATEKLSEGIRAFVADTIKLEALMR, from the coding sequence ATGAACCAGCTCGATGCCCTCAAACAATTCACCACCGTGGTGGCCGACACCGGCGATTTCAAGCAGATTGCCGCTTTTGCGCCTCACGACGCAACGACCAATCCCTCGCTGATCCTCAAGGCGGTCCAGAAGCCGGAGTACGCGCACCTGCTGACAGACGCGGTGGCGAAGTACGGCTCCCTGGGCCTCGACGAAGTGACGAACCGGCTGCTGGTGCATTTTGGCTGCGAGATCCTGCAACTCATTCCCGGCCGCGTGTCGACCGAGGTGGACGCTCGTCTGAGCTTCGACACCGAGGCCACGGTGGCGCGCGGACGCCGCATCATCGACCTGTACCGGGGCGAGGGCGTTCACGCGGACCGTGTGCTGATCAAGGTGGCTTCCACCTGGGAGGGCATTCAGGCCGCGGCCCAGCTGGAGCGCGACGGCATCCACACCAACCTCACGTTGCTGTTCTCGTTTGCCCAGGCGGTGGCCTGCGGGCAGGCGAAAGTCCAGCTGATTTCACCCTTTGTGGGTCGCATCTACGACTGGTACAAAAAGACCGCGGGCGCGGCTTGGGACGAGGCCGCCATGGCTGGCGCCAATGACCCGGGTGTGCGCTCGGTGCGCAGCATCTACGAGTTCTACAAGAATCACGGCATCCACACTGAGGTGATGGGCGCGAGCTTTCGCAACGTGGGCCAGATCACGGCGCTGGCCGGTTGCGACCTGCTGACCATCAGCCCCGACCTGTTGGCCCAGCTGGCTGCGAGCGAGGCGCCCCTGAGCCGTGCGCTGGACGCCGAAGCAGCGAAGGCCATGGACATTCCTTTTGTGACCCACGACGAAGCCAGCTTCCGCTTTGCTTTGAATGAAGACGCGATGGCCACGGAGAAGCTTTCCGAGGGTATCCGGGCTTTCGTGGCGGACACGATCAAGCTGGAAGCCTTGATGCGCTGA
- a CDS encoding MurR/RpiR family transcriptional regulator, producing MLDRIKASLPSLAPAEQRVGKLVLLDPRTFASLPVTELADRAHVSKPTVVRFCRSMGYDGLSDFKLKLAGTVSEGVPFIHRSVDVDDKTSDVLVKVIDNTVAAFLKYRNDASSHAIEKAVDALVSTYKHKGRIEFYGAGNSGIVAQDAQHKFFRLGINAIAYSDGHMQVMSASLLGPGDCVVIVSNSGRTRDLMDAADIARKHGATVITITTSGTPLAQAGHIHLSADHPEGYDRYSPMTSRLMHLMVIDIVATCLALRIGGNKLQPLLKEMKNNLKSKRYA from the coding sequence ATGCTCGACCGGATCAAAGCCTCCCTGCCCTCGCTGGCACCCGCCGAGCAACGTGTGGGCAAGCTCGTGCTGCTGGACCCGCGCACCTTCGCCAGCCTGCCCGTGACCGAGCTCGCCGATCGCGCCCACGTGAGCAAGCCCACCGTGGTGCGCTTCTGCCGCAGCATGGGCTACGACGGCCTGTCCGATTTCAAGCTCAAGCTGGCCGGCACGGTGAGCGAGGGCGTGCCTTTCATCCACCGCAGCGTGGACGTGGACGACAAGACCAGCGACGTGCTGGTCAAGGTGATCGACAACACGGTGGCGGCGTTCCTGAAGTACCGCAACGACGCGTCGAGCCACGCGATTGAAAAGGCGGTGGATGCACTCGTGTCGACCTACAAGCACAAGGGTCGCATCGAGTTTTATGGCGCGGGCAATTCGGGCATCGTGGCGCAGGACGCGCAGCACAAGTTCTTTCGCCTGGGCATCAACGCCATCGCCTACAGCGACGGCCACATGCAGGTGATGAGTGCCTCGCTGCTCGGCCCTGGCGACTGCGTGGTGATCGTCTCCAACTCGGGCCGCACGCGCGACCTCATGGACGCGGCCGACATCGCGCGCAAGCACGGCGCCACTGTGATCACCATCACCACCAGCGGCACGCCGCTGGCACAGGCCGGCCACATCCACCTCTCGGCCGACCACCCCGAGGGCTACGACCGCTACAGCCCCATGACTTCGCGCCTGATGCACCTGATGGTGATCGACATCGTGGCCACCTGCCTGGCCCTGCGCATCGGCGGCAACAAGCTGCAGCCGCTGCTCAAGGAAATGAAGAACAACCTGAAAAGCAAACGGTACGCGTGA
- a CDS encoding ABC transporter ATP-binding protein, producing the protein MSAATTQAATAAPLVRAIDLAKTFDVSAPWLNRVIERQPRQLLRAVDGVSFDIPRGQTLALVGESGCGKSTVARLLVGLYEPTRGGFEFDGQDAHAAFKTPEGRKLRRRIQMIFQDPYASLNPRWRVEDIIAEPLREHEIETDPDALRARVDDLLKSVGLSPLDRVKYPHQFSGGQRQRISIARALATQPEFLVCDEPTSALDVSVQAQVLNIMKDLQRERGLTYLFISHNLAVVRHVSDQVGVMYLGRLVELAPKHTLFDSPRHPYTRMLLDAIPKMHDTGRARTPVSGEVPNPLNPPSGCAFNPRCPHANDRCRNERPELLTLAGIRIACHAVEEGRI; encoded by the coding sequence GTGTCTGCCGCCACCACCCAGGCAGCCACCGCCGCGCCACTGGTGCGCGCCATCGATCTGGCCAAGACCTTCGACGTCTCGGCTCCTTGGCTCAACCGAGTGATCGAGCGCCAGCCGCGCCAGCTGTTGCGCGCGGTCGATGGCGTGTCCTTCGACATCCCGCGTGGCCAGACGCTGGCGTTGGTGGGTGAGTCGGGCTGCGGCAAGAGCACCGTGGCGCGCCTGCTGGTGGGTTTGTACGAGCCCACACGGGGTGGTTTCGAGTTCGACGGGCAGGACGCGCACGCCGCCTTCAAGACACCCGAGGGCCGCAAGCTGCGCCGCCGTATCCAGATGATTTTTCAAGACCCCTACGCCAGCCTGAACCCTCGCTGGCGGGTGGAAGACATCATTGCCGAGCCGCTGCGTGAGCACGAGATCGAGACCGACCCGGATGCGCTGCGCGCGCGGGTGGATGATCTGCTGAAGTCGGTCGGTCTGTCTCCGCTGGATCGCGTGAAGTATCCGCACCAGTTCAGCGGCGGGCAGCGTCAGCGCATTTCCATTGCGCGGGCCCTGGCCACGCAGCCCGAGTTTCTGGTGTGCGACGAGCCCACCAGCGCGCTGGACGTGAGCGTGCAGGCGCAGGTGCTCAACATCATGAAGGACCTGCAGCGCGAGCGCGGTCTCACGTATCTCTTCATCAGCCACAACCTGGCCGTGGTGCGGCATGTGAGCGATCAGGTGGGCGTGATGTACCTGGGCCGGCTGGTGGAACTCGCGCCCAAGCACACGCTGTTCGACAGCCCGCGCCACCCCTACACGCGCATGCTGCTGGACGCGATCCCGAAGATGCACGACACGGGCCGCGCACGCACACCGGTCTCGGGCGAGGTGCCCAACCCGCTGAATCCACCCAGCGGCTGCGCCTTCAACCCGCGCTGCCCGCACGCCAACGACCGCTGCCGCAACGAGCGACCCGAATTGTTGACCTTGGCCGGTATCCGCATCGCGTGTCACGCGGTGGAAGAAGGGCGTATCTAG
- a CDS encoding ABC transporter ATP-binding protein: MSLLQVKNLVVEFPGRRGTLRALDDISFDIAPGEILGVVGESGAGKSLTGASIIGLLEPPGRVASGEILLQGQRIDNLPHEDMRKVRGRKIGAIFQDPLTSLNPLYSVGRQLIETITTHLPVTQAEARKRAIELLKDTGIPAAEQRIDHFPHQFSGGMRQRVVIALALAAEPQLIVADEPTTALDVSIQAQIITLLKTICKQRGAAVMLITHDMGVIAETCDRVAVMYAGRIAEIGPVHEVINHPAHPYTAGLMACIPDMSMDRERLHQIDGAMPRLNAIPTGCAYNPRCEKVFDRCHVERPDLLMAGATRAACWLHAGAGVSA, translated from the coding sequence ATGAGCCTCCTCCAAGTCAAGAACCTCGTCGTCGAGTTCCCCGGCCGCCGTGGCACATTGCGCGCACTGGACGACATTTCCTTCGACATCGCGCCCGGTGAAATCCTCGGTGTGGTGGGCGAGTCCGGCGCGGGCAAGTCGCTCACGGGCGCCTCCATCATCGGGTTGCTTGAACCCCCAGGCCGCGTGGCCTCGGGTGAAATTTTGTTGCAGGGCCAGCGCATCGACAACCTGCCACACGAAGACATGCGAAAGGTGCGTGGACGCAAGATCGGCGCGATCTTCCAAGATCCGCTGACCTCGCTCAACCCGCTGTATTCGGTGGGCCGCCAGCTCATCGAGACCATCACCACCCACCTGCCCGTCACGCAGGCCGAAGCACGCAAGCGCGCCATCGAACTGCTGAAAGACACCGGAATCCCCGCGGCCGAACAACGCATCGACCACTTCCCGCACCAGTTCAGTGGCGGCATGCGCCAGCGGGTGGTGATTGCGTTGGCACTCGCGGCCGAGCCGCAGCTGATCGTGGCCGACGAACCCACCACCGCGCTGGACGTGTCCATCCAGGCGCAGATCATCACGTTGCTCAAGACCATCTGCAAACAGCGTGGCGCGGCGGTGATGCTGATCACGCACGACATGGGTGTGATCGCCGAAACCTGCGACCGTGTGGCCGTGATGTACGCCGGGCGCATTGCCGAGATCGGTCCGGTGCACGAGGTCATCAACCACCCGGCCCACCCATACACCGCAGGTCTGATGGCCTGCATCCCCGACATGAGCATGGACCGCGAACGCCTGCACCAGATCGATGGCGCCATGCCGCGCCTCAACGCCATCCCGACCGGCTGCGCCTACAACCCGCGCTGCGAAAAGGTGTTCGACCGCTGCCATGTGGAGCGACCCGACCTGCTGATGGCCGGCGCCACGCGCGCGGCCTGCTGGCTGCACGCCGGTGCGGGAGTCTCGGCATGA
- a CDS encoding ABC transporter permease yields the protein MTSLLHRWFDSDVGHSFRTSPTAIVAAVIALICVFCAVFAPWVAPHNPFDLATLELSNARLPPAWSPEGSRNFLLGTDDQGRDILSALMYGARISLAVGLASVLLSVVIGVSFGLAAGFLGGWVDSVLMRLCDVMLSFPAILVALLIAGVGRALFPNAHEALAFGVLIISITLTGWVQYARTVRGSTLVERNKEYVQAARVTGVAPLRIMRSHVLPNVMGPVLVLATIQVATAIITEATLSFLGVGAPPTSPSLGTLIRVGNDYLFSGEWWITIFPGAMLVLIALSVNLLGDWLRDALNPRLR from the coding sequence TTGACCTCACTTCTGCACCGCTGGTTCGACAGCGATGTCGGCCACAGCTTCCGCACCTCTCCCACCGCCATCGTGGCGGCGGTGATTGCGCTCATCTGCGTCTTTTGCGCCGTGTTTGCGCCATGGGTGGCCCCGCACAACCCGTTCGACCTGGCCACGCTCGAACTCTCCAACGCGCGCCTGCCGCCCGCCTGGAGTCCGGAGGGCTCGCGCAACTTCCTGCTGGGCACGGACGACCAGGGCCGCGACATCCTCTCGGCGCTCATGTACGGCGCGCGCATCTCGCTGGCGGTGGGGCTGGCCTCGGTGCTGCTCTCGGTGGTGATCGGTGTGTCGTTTGGTCTGGCTGCGGGTTTCCTGGGGGGCTGGGTCGACAGCGTGCTCATGCGTCTGTGCGACGTGATGTTGTCGTTCCCTGCCATCCTGGTGGCGTTGCTGATCGCCGGTGTGGGTCGCGCGCTGTTTCCGAATGCGCACGAAGCGCTGGCCTTTGGTGTGCTCATCATCTCGATCACGCTCACCGGCTGGGTGCAGTACGCGCGCACCGTGCGCGGCTCCACGCTGGTGGAGCGCAACAAGGAATACGTGCAGGCCGCGCGCGTGACCGGTGTGGCGCCGCTGCGCATCATGCGCAGCCATGTGCTGCCCAACGTCATGGGCCCGGTGCTGGTGCTGGCCACCATCCAGGTGGCCACCGCCATCATCACCGAGGCCACGCTGTCTTTTCTGGGTGTGGGCGCACCGCCCACCTCACCGTCGCTGGGCACGCTCATCCGCGTGGGCAACGACTACCTGTTCTCCGGTGAGTGGTGGATCACCATCTTCCCGGGCGCCATGCTGGTGCTGATCGCACTCAGCGTGAACCTGCTGGGTGACTGGCTGCGCGATGCATTGAACCCGCGACTCCGGTAA
- a CDS encoding ABC transporter substrate-binding protein — protein sequence MKFNKTVVSGLVMSAAFAVGSASAQTIRIGNQGDALSMDPHSLNESLQLSVTNNVYEPLVGRNKTLGLVPALATSWKQTSPSVWRFELRKGVKFHDGAPFTADDVLFTFARASGEGSDMKSYTNDVKEVRKVNDFTIDIETKGPFPILPDVLSLLFIMNKKWSEENQATRPVDRRKGIENAASFRANGTGPFRLRERQPNIKTSFVRNGNYWGKIEGNVINVEYTPIGNDSTRVAALLSGQVDVIEPVPLQDVARINASGKSKVMQGPELRTIFLGMDQKRDELLFSNVKGKNPFKDKRVRQAFYQAIDINGIQRTVMRGASKPTALMVGPGINGFDEPMNARLPYDPEVAKKLLTEAGYPNGFEVAMNCPNDRYVNDGAICQAVAANLARVGVKILLQAETKGTYFPKILKRDTSFYMLGWTPGTYDSHNALNALMRCVDEKGSGQFNLGAYCNPKIDELTVQIQSETDKAKRDALIKEAFKLHSDDIGHLPLHQQALAWGVASNVELVQLADNFMPFRYMSVK from the coding sequence ATGAAGTTCAACAAGACAGTGGTCAGCGGTCTGGTGATGTCCGCGGCCTTCGCCGTGGGTTCGGCCAGCGCGCAGACCATCCGCATCGGCAACCAGGGCGATGCGCTCTCGATGGACCCGCATTCACTGAACGAGTCGTTGCAGCTCAGCGTGACGAACAACGTTTATGAGCCGCTGGTGGGTCGCAACAAGACGCTCGGCCTGGTGCCGGCATTGGCCACGAGCTGGAAGCAGACCTCGCCGAGCGTGTGGCGCTTCGAGTTGCGCAAGGGCGTGAAATTCCATGACGGCGCGCCGTTCACGGCCGATGACGTGCTGTTCACCTTTGCCCGTGCCTCGGGCGAAGGCTCGGACATGAAGAGCTACACCAACGATGTGAAGGAGGTCCGTAAGGTCAACGACTTCACCATCGACATTGAAACCAAGGGGCCTTTCCCCATCCTTCCCGACGTGCTCTCGCTGCTGTTCATCATGAACAAGAAGTGGTCTGAAGAAAACCAGGCCACGCGCCCTGTGGACCGTCGCAAGGGCATCGAGAACGCGGCGTCGTTCCGCGCCAACGGCACCGGCCCATTTCGCCTGCGCGAGCGCCAGCCCAACATCAAGACCAGCTTCGTGCGCAACGGCAACTACTGGGGCAAGATCGAAGGCAACGTGATCAACGTGGAATACACGCCGATTGGCAACGACTCCACACGCGTGGCTGCGCTGCTCTCAGGCCAGGTCGACGTGATCGAGCCGGTGCCGCTGCAGGACGTGGCGCGCATCAACGCCAGCGGCAAGAGCAAGGTGATGCAAGGCCCTGAGCTGCGCACCATCTTCCTCGGCATGGACCAGAAGCGCGACGAACTGCTGTTCTCCAACGTCAAGGGAAAAAATCCCTTCAAGGACAAACGCGTGCGCCAGGCCTTCTACCAGGCAATCGACATCAACGGCATCCAGCGCACCGTGATGCGCGGTGCGTCCAAGCCCACGGCGTTGATGGTGGGTCCGGGCATCAACGGTTTTGACGAACCAATGAACGCCCGCCTGCCCTACGACCCCGAGGTGGCGAAGAAGCTGCTCACCGAAGCCGGCTACCCCAACGGCTTCGAGGTGGCCATGAACTGCCCGAACGACCGCTACGTGAACGATGGCGCAATCTGCCAGGCGGTGGCGGCCAACCTCGCACGGGTGGGCGTGAAGATCCTCCTGCAGGCCGAGACCAAGGGCACCTACTTCCCCAAGATCCTCAAGCGCGACACCAGCTTCTACATGCTGGGCTGGACCCCGGGCACCTACGACTCGCACAACGCCCTGAATGCGCTGATGCGTTGCGTGGACGAGAAGGGCAGTGGCCAGTTCAACCTGGGTGCGTACTGCAACCCCAAGATCGACGAGTTGACCGTGCAGATCCAGTCGGAGACAGACAAGGCCAAGCGTGACGCATTGATCAAGGAGGCTTTCAAGCTGCATTCCGACGACATCGGTCACCTGCCGCTGCACCAGCAAGCGCTGGCCTGGGGCGTGGCCAGCAATGTGGAGCTGGTCCAGCTGGCCGACAACTTCATGCCGTTTCGCTACATGTCTGTGAAATAG
- a CDS encoding M20 aminoacylase family protein: protein MLTSRIKAHGRAFAHIVAFHPELTALRRDLHAHPEIGFEEHYTAQRVVESLKVCGVDEIHTGIGKTGVVAVIHGRRRESGRMIGLRADMDALPMTEHNDFAWKSTKPGMMHGCGHDGHTTMLVGAARYLAETRQFDGTAVLIFQPGEEGFAGAKAMIEDGLFERFPVQSVYGMHNWPQMKPGTVGVNPGPMMASADRITIEITGKGGHGAHPYQTVDPVLVSAHIITAVQSIVSRNVRAIDSAVISICAMQAGDMGAFSVMPGKATLVGTVRTFNAEVQNLIEQRLQEVCSGVALGLGAAAHVKYERVYPATINSAAEARFAADVAQKLLGHDHVDRNMDPSMGAEDFSFMLQAKPGAYLRLGQGLESGMGGCYLHNSRYDFNDEVLPLGAALHAGLIEQGMPLADAPGKPAQSTSTISNHARSDA, encoded by the coding sequence ATGCTGACCTCCCGCATCAAGGCCCATGGTCGCGCGTTCGCGCACATCGTGGCGTTTCACCCGGAGCTCACCGCGCTGCGCCGGGATCTGCACGCGCACCCCGAAATCGGGTTTGAAGAGCACTACACCGCGCAGCGCGTGGTGGAGTCGCTCAAAGTGTGTGGGGTGGACGAGATCCACACCGGCATCGGCAAGACCGGCGTGGTCGCGGTCATTCACGGACGGCGCCGCGAGAGCGGCCGCATGATCGGCCTGCGCGCCGACATGGACGCCTTGCCCATGACCGAGCACAACGACTTTGCGTGGAAGTCCACCAAGCCCGGGATGATGCACGGCTGCGGCCACGACGGACACACCACCATGCTGGTGGGCGCCGCGCGCTACCTGGCCGAAACGCGGCAGTTTGACGGCACGGCGGTGCTGATCTTCCAGCCCGGCGAAGAAGGCTTTGCGGGCGCCAAGGCCATGATCGAAGACGGCCTCTTCGAGCGCTTCCCGGTGCAGTCGGTCTACGGCATGCACAACTGGCCGCAGATGAAACCCGGCACGGTGGGGGTGAACCCCGGGCCGATGATGGCGTCGGCCGACCGCATCACCATCGAGATCACCGGAAAGGGTGGCCATGGCGCGCACCCGTACCAGACGGTGGACCCGGTGCTGGTCTCGGCCCACATCATCACTGCTGTGCAGAGCATCGTCTCGCGCAATGTGCGCGCCATCGACAGCGCGGTCATCAGCATCTGCGCCATGCAGGCCGGTGACATGGGCGCCTTCAGCGTGATGCCGGGCAAGGCCACGCTGGTGGGCACGGTGCGCACCTTCAATGCCGAGGTGCAGAACCTGATCGAGCAGCGCCTGCAAGAGGTGTGTTCTGGCGTGGCGCTGGGCCTGGGCGCTGCCGCTCACGTGAAGTACGAGCGCGTTTACCCGGCCACGATCAACAGCGCCGCCGAGGCCCGCTTCGCCGCCGACGTGGCGCAAAAGCTGCTCGGGCACGACCACGTGGACCGCAACATGGACCCGAGCATGGGGGCAGAAGATTTCTCGTTCATGCTGCAGGCCAAACCCGGTGCCTACCTGCGCCTGGGGCAAGGCCTGGAGAGCGGCATGGGCGGGTGTTACCTGCACAACAGCCGCTACGATTTCAACGACGAGGTGCTGCCTCTGGGCGCAGCGCTGCATGCTGGCCTGATCGAACAGGGCATGCCGCTGGCCGACGCCCCTGGCAAACCCGCTCAATCGACTTCCACAATTTCCAACCACGCAAGGAGTGATGCATGA
- a CDS encoding ABC transporter permease, with the protein MFAFILRRLAQAVIVMISVALIAFMLFQYVGDPVVFLLGQDATAEQVRELRADLGLDQPFFVQFWYFLANAVQGEFGLSLRQGAKVSRLIAERFPATLELAMVAAVLALAVGIPMGVYAALKRGSFMSQLFMTVSLLGVSLPTFLIGILLILVFAVNLGWFPSFGRGDVVQMGWWSTGLLTAKGWLHITLPAITLAIFQLTLIMRLVRAEMLEVLRTDYIKFARARGLTDRAVHFGHALKNTLVPVMTITGLQLGGLIAFAIITETVFQWPGMGLLFIQAVTFADIPVMAAYLCLIALIFVVINLIVDLLYFAVDPRLRAEKSGGH; encoded by the coding sequence ATGTTTGCATTCATTCTCAGGCGACTCGCGCAAGCCGTGATCGTCATGATCAGCGTCGCGCTGATCGCGTTCATGCTGTTCCAGTACGTGGGCGATCCCGTGGTGTTCCTGCTGGGGCAGGACGCCACGGCCGAGCAGGTCCGCGAACTGCGGGCCGATCTCGGTCTCGATCAGCCATTCTTCGTGCAGTTCTGGTATTTCCTCGCCAACGCGGTGCAGGGCGAGTTCGGACTGAGCCTGCGCCAGGGTGCCAAGGTATCGCGCTTGATCGCGGAGCGCTTCCCGGCCACACTGGAACTTGCCATGGTGGCTGCGGTGCTGGCACTGGCTGTGGGCATCCCCATGGGCGTGTATGCCGCGCTCAAGCGCGGCTCCTTCATGAGCCAGCTGTTCATGACCGTCTCGCTGCTCGGCGTGTCGCTGCCCACTTTCCTGATCGGCATTTTGCTGATCCTGGTGTTTGCCGTGAACCTGGGCTGGTTTCCCAGCTTCGGTCGCGGCGACGTGGTCCAGATGGGCTGGTGGTCCACGGGTTTGCTCACGGCCAAGGGCTGGCTGCACATCACCTTGCCGGCGATCACGCTGGCGATTTTCCAGCTCACGCTGATCATGCGGCTGGTGCGTGCCGAGATGCTGGAAGTGCTGCGCACCGACTACATCAAGTTCGCGCGCGCAAGAGGCCTCACCGACCGCGCCGTGCATTTCGGCCATGCGCTGAAGAACACCCTGGTGCCGGTGATGACCATCACGGGCCTGCAACTGGGTGGCCTGATTGCGTTTGCCATCATCACCGAGACGGTGTTCCAGTGGCCGGGCATGGGCCTGCTGTTCATTCAGGCGGTCACATTCGCCGACATTCCCGTGATGGCCGCCTACCTGTGTCTGATCGCGCTGATCTTCGTGGTGATCAATCTGATCGTGGACTTGCTGTACTTCGCCGTCGACCCTCGCTTGCGCGCCGAAAAATCGGGTGGACATTGA